In Candidatus Poribacteria bacterium, a single window of DNA contains:
- a CDS encoding toxin-antitoxin system HicB family antitoxin, producing MTKDVFDGFMVNVFFDEDGDYLAHLVELPNVSAFGPTPAEALAELKTAWELMKECYQMDGEPIPKAPARNEYEGPFNVPVDTQLYHALADEAAKAGMSLYTLVTRKLRSAAPKV from the coding sequence ATGACCAAAGATGTTTTTGATGGCTTCATGGTTAATGTATTTTTTGATGAAGATGGCGATTATCTTGCACATCTCGTGGAACTTCCAAACGTTTCAGCTTTCGGGCCGACACCCGCCGAAGCATTAGCGGAGTTAAAAACAGCGTGGGAACTGATGAAGGAATGCTACCAAATGGACGGTGAACCGATTCCAAAAGCACCTGCGCGGAATGAATACGAGGGACCATTCAATGTTCCTGTTGACACACAACTTTATCACGCTTTGGCAGACGAAGCAGCGAAAGCAGGAATGAGCCTTTACACACTCGTGACGCGAAAACTGCGGTCAGCAGCACCTAAGGTATAA
- a CDS encoding site-specific DNA-methyltransferase — protein MARNRRTTQQKEVQDYRHDTATRKNNPPAGIAAQGKIQETPKQEYAYNPHLPPNLRSDPNGDADELPELLQIAQQRTLTAEEAKTIADALRHHEPWLEWAGKQEAKSFTVDPVALHIHERVSAKAILKVAECQNVQRDLFADPQQTYSEAIDFYKRDIDWANRLILGDSLTVMSSLAHRENLAGKVQMIYVDPPYGIKFASNFQPTVFQRDVKDREQDLTREQEQIKAYRDTWTLGVHSYLAYLRDRLIVAKDLLTDSGSIFVQINNENVHRVQSIMDEVFENENFVSTITWTRANMTSATGIASVSDYILWYAKDKVRMKYNPLWLEWDERTSDPLLRRYTQVELEDGTRRGMSVEEKEKPWLLPKESRRFLELSVSSQSGGSATYKYQFEGQAYTPPGNRGWSTNIDGLNRLMKQRRLVGKERALYYIRYAKDAIGRPLTNLWTDTAGSREKTYVVETQPKVIQRCMLMTTDPGHLVLDPTCGSGTTAYVAEQWGRRWITIDTSRVSVALARQRILTATFDYYKLKDKSKGIAGGLINKSAAYITLKNMAQNTALDPIFTKHEPILKEKLDILNRTLGEVTPETRSKLLAKLEQKERLERKRSITDADRRRWQLPETSWQEWEVPFDMDPDWPQPLQDALTDYRKAWRKKMDEVNACIAASSESEELVDQPEVDRKRIRVSGPFTVEAVQPPEESLDIDSPIGGEPEETLDTYDAETDGQDAVNAEAYLDQMIRLLRNDGVRFPNNQTLKFASLDPLEGDILHAEGSWENDDTERLIAVVFGPQHGPVTTVQVEECLPIASRRGYDELVFAGFSFDGAAQAIIQEDPNPRVRIHMAHINPDVAMGDLLKETPSTQLFTVFGMPRTTLEEVANEEYIVKMEGVDIYNPVDNTVSSAGADKVAAWFVDSDYDGRTFCITQAFFPDKSAWNKIARALKGIIDEGQFEKFSGTESLPFPAGEHKQVAIKVIDPRGNEVMSVHSLRNQY, from the coding sequence ATGGCAAGAAACAGACGCACCACGCAACAAAAAGAGGTCCAAGACTACCGACACGATACCGCCACTCGAAAAAACAACCCACCCGCAGGCATCGCCGCACAAGGCAAAATCCAAGAGACACCGAAACAGGAATACGCCTACAATCCTCACCTACCCCCCAACCTCCGATCCGACCCAAACGGAGATGCAGACGAACTCCCAGAATTACTACAAATCGCACAACAGCGAACACTCACTGCGGAGGAAGCGAAGACCATCGCCGATGCACTCCGACACCACGAACCGTGGCTCGAATGGGCAGGGAAACAGGAAGCAAAATCTTTCACCGTCGATCCAGTTGCGTTGCATATCCACGAACGTGTCAGTGCCAAAGCCATCTTGAAAGTCGCTGAGTGCCAAAACGTCCAGCGCGATCTCTTTGCCGACCCACAGCAGACGTATAGCGAAGCGATTGATTTTTACAAGCGAGACATAGACTGGGCAAACCGCCTCATCCTCGGCGATAGCCTTACTGTGATGAGTTCCCTCGCGCACCGAGAAAACCTTGCCGGTAAGGTGCAAATGATTTATGTTGACCCACCCTACGGCATCAAATTCGCCTCCAATTTCCAACCTACCGTCTTTCAACGTGATGTGAAGGACAGAGAACAAGATTTAACCCGTGAACAGGAGCAGATCAAAGCCTACCGCGACACATGGACACTCGGTGTCCATTCATACCTCGCTTATCTGCGTGACCGACTGATTGTTGCCAAAGACTTGTTGACAGATAGCGGCAGCATCTTTGTCCAGATCAATAATGAAAATGTCCATCGAGTGCAGTCTATCATGGACGAGGTGTTTGAAAATGAGAATTTTGTTTCAACAATTACATGGACTCGTGCCAATATGACTTCTGCAACAGGGATAGCGTCAGTATCCGATTATATCTTGTGGTATGCTAAAGACAAGGTCCGGATGAAGTACAACCCACTCTGGCTGGAATGGGATGAACGAACTTCCGATCCGCTTCTTAGACGTTATACTCAGGTTGAACTGGAGGATGGAACGCGCAGGGGAATGTCAGTGGAAGAAAAAGAAAAACCATGGCTATTACCTAAGGAAAGCAGGAGGTTTTTGGAACTTTCAGTATCGTCACAGAGTGGCGGAAGTGCTACCTATAAATATCAATTTGAGGGACAGGCTTATACTCCTCCCGGCAATAGGGGTTGGAGCACAAATATTGATGGGCTGAATCGCCTCATGAAACAAAGGAGACTTGTTGGTAAAGAACGGGCTTTATACTATATTCGGTATGCTAAAGATGCTATTGGGAGACCTCTCACTAATCTCTGGACGGATACTGCTGGTAGCCGAGAGAAGACTTATGTGGTTGAGACTCAGCCTAAAGTTATTCAACGATGTATGTTGATGACAACGGATCCCGGTCATTTAGTGCTTGATCCTACCTGCGGAAGTGGCACAACTGCCTACGTTGCCGAACAATGGGGAAGACGGTGGATTACGATCGACACGAGTCGCGTTTCGGTTGCGTTGGCAAGACAGCGCATATTGACAGCGACTTTTGATTATTACAAACTCAAAGACAAGTCAAAGGGTATCGCGGGGGGCTTAATAAACAAAAGTGCCGCGTACATTACGCTCAAGAATATGGCTCAAAATACTGCGCTTGACCCTATCTTCACAAAACATGAACCGATTCTCAAAGAGAAGTTGGATATACTAAACCGGACCTTAGGGGAAGTTACACCGGAAACTCGATCAAAACTTCTCGCTAAACTTGAACAAAAAGAGAGACTTGAGCGGAAAAGATCCATCACGGATGCAGATCGACGACGCTGGCAACTCCCGGAAACAAGCTGGCAGGAGTGGGAAGTCCCTTTCGATATGGATCCTGACTGGCCCCAACCCTTACAGGATGCCCTAACCGATTACCGCAAAGCGTGGCGGAAAAAGATGGATGAGGTGAACGCTTGTATCGCTGCGTCGTCTGAAAGTGAAGAGTTGGTAGACCAACCAGAAGTGGACAGGAAGCGGATCCGGGTAAGCGGACCCTTCACGGTAGAGGCAGTGCAACCCCCCGAAGAGTCACTTGATATTGATTCCCCTATCGGTGGCGAACCGGAAGAAACTTTGGACACTTACGACGCTGAGACAGATGGACAGGATGCTGTCAACGCTGAGGCATACCTTGACCAGATGATTCGCCTACTCCGAAATGACGGCGTACGGTTTCCCAATAACCAAACGCTAAAATTCGCCTCACTCGATCCGCTTGAAGGGGATATCCTTCACGCCGAAGGAAGTTGGGAAAATGACGATACCGAACGTCTCATTGCTGTCGTATTTGGTCCACAACACGGTCCCGTAACAACAGTTCAAGTTGAAGAGTGCCTACCCATTGCATCGCGCCGCGGTTACGATGAATTAGTTTTTGCAGGTTTCAGTTTTGATGGTGCAGCACAAGCCATAATCCAAGAAGATCCGAATCCAAGAGTCCGTATTCACATGGCACACATCAATCCCGATGTCGCCATGGGTGACCTACTTAAGGAAACACCTTCAACACAACTATTTACTGTATTTGGAATGCCGCGCACGACACTTGAAGAAGTTGCCAATGAAGAATACATCGTCAAGATGGAGGGTGTGGACATATACAATCCCGTAGACAACACAGTGAGTTCTGCGGGTGCCGACAAAGTCGCAGCGTGGTTCGTCGATTCCGATTACGACGGTCGTACCTTCTGCATTACACAAGCCTTCTTTCCCGACAAAAGTGCTTGGAACAAAATCGCTCGTGCCCTCAAAGGTATCATTGACGAAGGCCAATTTGAGAAATTCAGCGGCACAGAATCGTTACCCTTCCCCGCTGGTGAGCATAAACAAGTTGCCATCAAAGTCATTGACCCGCGTGGGAATGAGGTGATGTCGGTGCATAGTTTGAGAAATCAATATTAA
- a CDS encoding serine dehydrogenasease: protein MDTLRPVDRHTRNQLNTYLGKIENALEADVLTISSPMVLSLEYKVKYAIELFQERKSRIAVILDTLGGTIEVVERLVSVIRHHYNEVDFLIPDRAMSAGTVFVMAGDRIFMNYFSCLGPIDPQIVKNDELVPAMSYLNQYQRLSEKAEAGQLNMADITLLNKLDLGELYQFEQARELSHDLLINWLSTYKFKNWETHSSTGKPVTDEDKKQRAEDIAKVLSDNERWHSHGRMISRDTLTLRSEGIRLKIEEIEDHPNILSALNDYVGLLNDYIQREKHISFVHTREYF from the coding sequence TTGGACACACTACGACCTGTTGATCGGCATACACGTAACCAACTTAATACCTATCTTGGTAAAATTGAGAATGCTCTTGAAGCAGATGTTCTCACTATTTCTAGTCCGATGGTACTCAGTTTAGAGTACAAAGTAAAATATGCCATTGAGTTGTTTCAAGAGCGGAAATCCAGAATAGCCGTTATTCTAGACACACTTGGAGGGACCATTGAAGTGGTTGAACGCTTAGTATCTGTCATTCGTCACCACTACAATGAAGTTGACTTTCTGATCCCCGACCGTGCTATGTCCGCAGGAACGGTTTTTGTGATGGCGGGCGATAGGATTTTTATGAATTATTTCTCCTGTTTAGGGCCCATTGATCCTCAAATTGTCAAGAACGATGAATTGGTTCCAGCTATGTCGTATTTGAATCAGTATCAGCGGCTATCTGAAAAAGCTGAGGCTGGCCAACTGAACATGGCGGACATTACACTTCTCAACAAACTTGACTTAGGAGAGCTCTACCAGTTTGAACAGGCCCGCGAGTTGTCGCACGATCTCTTGATTAATTGGCTGTCCACCTATAAATTCAAAAATTGGGAGACTCACAGTTCTACAGGTAAACCCGTTACGGATGAAGATAAAAAGCAAAGAGCAGAAGATATAGCTAAAGTTCTAAGTGACAATGAACGTTGGCATTCTCACGGCCGCATGATTTCAAGAGACACATTAACCTTACGTTCAGAGGGTATACGCCTGAAAATTGAGGAGATTGAGGATCATCCAAATATTTTATCTGCTCTCAATGATTACGTTGGGTTGCTCAATGACTATATTCAGAGAGAGAAGCATATCTCGTTTGTACACACTCGCGAATATTTTTAA
- a CDS encoding NIPSNAP family protein produces the protein MIYEIRTYNLKLGQLNEYWDRFSEKLPARQELSKLGAHWYTEVGPLNQMVAVWPYESLEQRAEIRRAAEAGPNPIWPPDTSDLIVSMVSEIFLPAPFMEPLGDRDIGPIYEMRLYTYPPEGMPQVLEAWSAAIPERLKFSPLAGCWYSEYGGTNNFIHVWAYESFEARARIRAETREKGVWPPKGSVRPIAQESKLMLPARFSPMQ, from the coding sequence ATGATCTACGAAATAAGAACCTACAACTTGAAACTCGGTCAACTCAACGAATACTGGGACCGCTTCAGCGAAAAACTACCCGCACGCCAAGAATTATCGAAGCTCGGTGCCCACTGGTACACCGAAGTCGGACCCTTGAATCAGATGGTTGCCGTATGGCCCTACGAGAGTCTCGAACAGCGAGCAGAAATCCGACGCGCTGCGGAAGCCGGACCGAATCCAATCTGGCCTCCCGATACCAGTGATCTGATCGTCTCAATGGTATCCGAGATTTTTCTACCGGCACCTTTTATGGAGCCTTTGGGCGACAGAGACATCGGACCCATCTATGAAATGCGTTTGTATACCTATCCCCCAGAGGGCATGCCCCAGGTTTTAGAGGCATGGAGCGCGGCGATTCCGGAACGCCTGAAGTTTTCACCATTGGCAGGTTGTTGGTATTCGGAATACGGTGGGACTAACAATTTTATCCATGTATGGGCTTATGAGAGTTTTGAGGCGCGAGCTCGGATCCGAGCAGAGACACGGGAGAAGGGTGTCTGGCCCCCCAAAGGCTCCGTCAGACCGATTGCACAAGAGAGCAAACTCATGCTACCTGCCCGGTTTTCACCGATGCAGTAG
- a CDS encoding sulfatase-like hydrolase/transferase, with protein sequence MEGTEMPNPGPNLLYIHSDQHNPYVTGCYGDPLVQTPNLDSLAAEGVVLENVYCPSPICVPSRMSMLSGRYPYENAVWMNSHILDSGIPTFAHAMGAVGYQPVLIGRMHSLGPDQLHGYAERLVGDHGPNYHGGRGVDHGELSGTAGPARVSLEKSGAGQSAYQVHDEDVTAATVDYLNRLGVQKRAGFLDAPFSISVGFMLPHQPFVARQEDYQLYEGRMTMPENPELFSEALHPHFRRWREQCGIVEVSDPEILRARTAYWALVARMDVMIGQILTALRENGLDENTLILYSSDHGEQVGEHGLWWKQTFYEHSVKVPAILSWRGTLPEGVRCDRVVSALDLNATMLDALEAPTLPHSRGRSVLPLLREEDPQWEDIAFSEYCTDDGCYHRMVRDADWKLNYYHRQPAQLFNLKEDPNELRDRAADPTCRDILAQLTEKVLDGWDPDQVAAQMTAKRADTQLLGRWGRHTQPSDQYRWNLLPEMDYLD encoded by the coding sequence TTGGAAGGAACCGAAATGCCGAATCCAGGTCCCAATCTGCTATATATCCACTCCGACCAGCATAACCCTTATGTAACAGGTTGTTACGGCGATCCGCTGGTGCAAACCCCTAACCTTGACAGTCTCGCCGCTGAAGGGGTCGTACTTGAGAACGTCTATTGCCCTTCTCCCATCTGCGTCCCCTCCCGGATGTCAATGCTCAGTGGACGATATCCCTACGAAAACGCCGTGTGGATGAACAGCCATATCCTCGATTCCGGGATTCCGACTTTTGCACACGCCATGGGGGCAGTAGGGTATCAACCCGTGCTTATCGGACGGATGCACTCGCTCGGACCCGATCAACTCCACGGATATGCTGAACGTCTCGTTGGCGACCACGGTCCGAACTATCACGGTGGCCGCGGTGTGGATCACGGTGAACTCTCTGGAACCGCGGGACCGGCACGCGTGAGTCTCGAAAAATCGGGGGCAGGACAGAGCGCGTATCAGGTGCATGACGAGGATGTAACCGCTGCGACGGTTGACTATCTCAATCGGCTCGGTGTCCAGAAACGCGCTGGATTCTTAGATGCCCCCTTCTCCATTTCCGTCGGGTTCATGTTGCCACATCAACCTTTCGTGGCGCGTCAAGAGGACTATCAATTATACGAAGGACGGATGACGATGCCCGAAAATCCTGAGCTTTTTTCAGAGGCGTTGCATCCGCACTTCCGACGGTGGCGTGAGCAGTGTGGGATTGTTGAGGTCTCCGACCCCGAGATTCTCCGCGCACGCACGGCGTATTGGGCATTGGTCGCGCGGATGGACGTAATGATTGGACAAATCTTGACCGCACTCCGAGAAAACGGGTTAGATGAGAATACGTTGATTCTCTACAGTTCCGATCACGGCGAACAGGTCGGCGAACACGGGCTTTGGTGGAAACAGACGTTCTATGAGCATTCGGTGAAAGTCCCTGCAATCCTATCGTGGCGCGGCACATTACCCGAAGGCGTGCGTTGTGATCGGGTCGTCAGTGCACTGGACTTAAATGCAACAATGCTTGATGCGCTTGAGGCACCGACGCTGCCCCATTCTCGTGGACGGAGCGTCTTGCCGCTTCTTCGAGAGGAAGACCCACAGTGGGAGGACATCGCCTTCTCCGAATACTGCACCGATGACGGTTGCTATCATCGGATGGTTAGAGATGCGGATTGGAAACTGAACTACTATCACCGACAACCGGCGCAGCTTTTCAATCTGAAGGAAGACCCGAACGAGTTGCGCGATCGCGCAGCCGACCCAACATGCCGAGACATCTTGGCCCAATTGACCGAGAAGGTTTTGGACGGTTGGGATCCAGATCAAGTCGCAGCACAGATGACAGCAAAACGCGCAGACACGCAACTTCTCGGTAGGTGGGGACGGCATACACAACCCTCAGACCAATACCGTTGGAATCTGCTACCAGAGATGGATTATTTGGATTGA